One Peromyscus leucopus breed LL Stock chromosome 6, UCI_PerLeu_2.1, whole genome shotgun sequence genomic region harbors:
- the Ovgp1 gene encoding oviduct-specific glycoprotein: protein MACMWSWALPLLHMGQLLLKGLELHSQSCPTAEMGRLLLWVGLVLLTKHNDGTAYKLVCYFTNWAHSRPDPASILPHDLDPFLCTHLIFAFASMNNNQIVAKNLQDEKILYPEFNKLKERNRALKTLLSVGGWSFGTARFTTMLSTLASREQFVDSVVFFLRTHGFDGLDLFFLYPGLRGSPMHDRWNFLFLIEELQFAFEKEALFTQRPKLLLSAAVSGIAHIIQTSYDVHLLGRRLDFINVLSYDLHGSWEKLTGHNSPLFSLPDDSKSSAYAMDYWRKLGAPADKLIMGFPAYGRTFQLLEESKNGLQAASTGPASPGYYTKQAGFLAYYEVCSFIQRAEQRWIDYQYVPYAYKGKEWVAYDDTISFTYKATFVKTEHFGGAMVWTLDMDDARGLFCGNGPFPLVHILNELLVQAESNPTPLPQFWFTSPVNSSRPGSESLPVTEGFTTDTVKILPPGEAMATEVHRKYENVTTVSNGGFVTPEGTSPEAHVVALESSTMAPEAKTTTSLDLPSETTTGKTVTAQTQTTREETMATVGNQSVTPGAETTATVGNQSVIPGAETTVTVDNQSVTPGAETTATVGNQSVTPGAETTATVDNQSVTPGAETTATVGNQSVIPREETTATVGKQFVTPQEETTAIVGNQFVIPWPETTDTVDNQSVIPGEETTAIVDNQFVIPWPETTDTVDNQPVIPGEETTVTVGNQFVTPREETMATVGNQFLTPGVETTDTVGNQFVIPWPETTDTVGNQPVTPGGMDTTLVYLQTMTPSEKGTLREKAVVLEKITVSPREMSIAPNGQSTALKWERLITEVETYPQNG from the exons atggcatgtatgtggagcTGGGCTCTCCCTCTGCTGCACATGGGCCAGCTCCTATTAAAGGGACTTGAGCTCCATTCCCAGAGCTGCCCGACAGCTGAGATGGGGCGACTGCTGCTGTGGGTTG GGCTTGTTCTTCTGACGAAACACAATGATG GTACTGCCTACAAGCTGGTGTGTTATTTCACCAACTGGGCTCACAGTCGGCcagatcctgcctccatcttgccCCATGACCTGGACCCCTTTCTTTGTACACACCTGATATTTGCCTTTGCCTCAATGAACAACAATCAGATTGTGGCCAAGAATCTCCAGGATGAGAAAATTCTCTACCCAGAGTTCAACAAACTCAAGGAGAG GAACAGGGCGCTGAAAACACTGCTGTCCGTCGGAGGGTGGAGCTTCGGCACAGCACG GTTCACCACTATGCTGTCCACACTTGCCAGCCGTGAACAGTTTGTTGATTCAGTCGTATTCTTCCTGAGAACACATGGCTTTGATGGGCTTGATCTCTTCTTCTTGTACCCTGGACTACGAGGCAGCCCCATGCATGACCGGTGGAATTTTCTCTTCTTAATTGAA GAGCTCCAGTTTGCTTTTGAGAAGGAGGCACTGTTCACCCAGCGCCCAAAGCTGCTTCTGTCGGCTGCTGTCTCTGGCATTGCACACATCATTCAAACATCTTATGATGTGCACCTTTTAGGAAG ACGTCTGGATTTCATTAATGTATTGTCTTATGACTTACATGGAAGTTGGGAAAAGCTTACAGGACACAACAGTCCTCTGTTCTCCCTTCCTGATGACTCCAAATCTTCG GCCTATGCTATGGATTACTGGAGAAAACTTGGGGCACCTGCAGATAAACTTATCATGGGCTTCCCTGCCTATGGACGTACCTTTCAACTCCTCGAAGAGTCTAAGAACGGATTGCAGGCTGCCTCAACGGGACCAGCATCTCCTGGGTATTACACCAAGCAGGCTGGCTTCCTGGCTTACTATGAG GTTTGTTCCTTTATCCAGAGAGCAGAACAGCGCTGGATTGATTATCAGTATGTCCCATATGCCTATAAGGGGAAGGAGTGGGTTGCCTATGATGACACCATCAGCTTCACTTACAAG GCAACATTTGTGAAAACAGAACATTTTGGGGGTGCCATGGTGTGGACACTGGATATGGACGACGCCAGGGGCCTTTTCTGTGGCAATGGCCCTTTCCCCCTTGTCCATATATTGAATGAGCTCTTGGTGCAGGCAG AGTCCAACCCAACCCCTTTGCCACAATTTTGGTTTACATCGCCTGTGAATTCCTCAAGACCTGGCTCTGAGAGTCTGCCTGTGACAGAGGGGTTCACCACTGATACTGTAAAGATTTTGCCCCCAGGAGAAGCTATGGCCACTGAAGTCCACAGAAAGTATGAAAATGTGACTACAGTCTCTAATGGTGGGTTCGTGACCCCTGAGGGAACGTCTCCTGAAGCACATGTGGTAGCTTTAGAAAGTAGCACTATGGCTCCTGAGGCAAAAACCACAACCTCACTGGACCTTCCATCTGAGACCACTACTGGGAAGACAGTGACAGCCCAGACACAGACAACTAGGGAAGAGACCATGGCCACAGTGGGTAATCAGTCTGTGACCCCTGGGGCGGAGACCACGGCCACAGTGGGTAATCAGTCTGTGATCCCTGGGGCAGAGACCACGGTCACAGTGGATAATCAGTCTGTGACCCCTGGGGCAGAGACCACGGCCACAGTGGGTAATCAGTCTGTGACCCCTGGGGCGGAGACCACGGCCACAGTGGATAATCAGTCTGTGACCCCTGGGGCGGAGACCACGGCCACAGTGGGTAATCAGTCTGTGATCCCTAGGGAGGAGACCACGGCCACAGTAGGTAAGCAGTTTGTGACCCCTCAGGAGGAGACCACAGCTATAGTGGGTAATCAGTTTGTGATCCCTTGGCCAGAGACCACAGACACAGTGGATAATCAGTCTGTGATCCCTGGGGAGGAGACCACAGCTATAGTGGATAATCAGTTTGTGATCCCTTGGCCAGAGACCACAGACACAGTGGATAATCAGCCTGTGATCCCTGGGGAGGAGACCACGGTCACAGTGGGTAATCAGTTTGTGACCCCTAGGGAGGAGACCATGGCCACAGTGGGTAATCAGTTTTTGACCCCTGGGGTAGAGACCACAGACACAGTGGGTAATCAGTTTGTGATCCCTTGGCCAGAGACCACAGACACAGTGGGTAATCAGCCTGTGACTCCTGGAGGGATGGATACAACTCTTGTCTATCTTCAGACTATGACTCCCAGTGAGAAGGGAACTTTGAGGGAGAAGGCTGTGGTCCTTGAAAAGATCACTGTTTCCCCTAGAGAGATGTCCATTGCCCCTAATGGGCAGAGCACAGCTCTAAAGTGGGAGAGATTGATTACTGAAGTGGAGACTTACCCCCAGAATGGATGA